The nucleotide sequence aggaagagAACCACGAAGagccagaggtggaggagacctccagcagcactccacccagcctccatcaggcctgcgtctgacccacacacacacacacacacacacacacacactgtaatcaAACTTTCTCCAGAACATTGGACCAGAGAGTCTTTATCTGTTAGTTGAAGCTTTAAActatcattttaatgattttccaTCAATGTATCAAAGAaccattaattaattaattaatattgtaaaaacacatcatcagtagggtaagaCTAActtgtctcacgacggtctaacaGGCTTAATTAATTAACTAATTAAGGATTGATTATTCATCAGGCCAGATGTGCGGAAAACACAAATTactgaataaattaaaataagcgTAAAATGTTTGTACTTTTAAAAACGTTTTCAGTCTGTATTTACAGGAGCTGTTCTGAAATGTGAGTCGCGTCTGGAACTTTTCAGCTGCACCGTTACCCCGTTACTCCGTTACTCCAGCAGGCTGGTTACAGCCTCAACCAGCTAACTAACCCGCCCGGACGGGGACTGACCTGAGCGCGGGGCTCGctgctggtcccggtcccggtcgtGGTCCCGGTCTGCGGCTCGTCCCGGACTCGCGTCCCCCTGAAGCGGACCTCTTCCCGGACTGAGCCGGACTCGGACccggaggctccgccctcctgctcGGCTCGTGAGCTCCGAGCTGCGCCGGGAAAACGCATCTCCGCTGCGCGGCGCTGCCGGCTGCCCAGACCCGGAGCAGACCCGCTCCAGACCCGCTCCAGACCCGCTCCAGACCCGCCATGGCGGCCGAACCGTCCGTGCGCGTGCCCGGGATCGTGTTCGCCTCTCTCGCCTTCCAGCACGTGAACGCGGACTCGGACGTGGTGAGACGAAGCTGCACGCGCCCTTAAATCCACGGTTTTCCCAATGGAGTCTGGCGCGCGGTCAGACCGAGCCTGTGGCTAACTCGTATAGCCGCCAAACTGCACGCTCTGAACtgactttaaagtttttatcaCATATTTAAAAGTTACTTTATTGAGAGGTCGGCGTGGTTTTAGTTCTGTTTGCCCTTTAGGGGAAGTTAAAACTCCCAAAGTGCTTCTTTCTATAACTTTCTAATCAGGCTAACAGCAGTCACCAacctcctttaaaaaaaatctgcgtTTTTAAAGAGAACTGCTGCATCAACAGGAAATCCTtcacttttaaagaaaattattGACCTTTTCGCCATCGAACACGTGTGTTAGTCAATTCGGCGTATCTGTGACccaaatatattttttgtcagTCGTGAATTTTGACTGTTCTTGAGCACAGCACACCAGACTCCATTCATTTATCTCCGGATTTAAGGACAGTTCACCGCTGTTTGGGCGATTTGCGCGATCTATAGATCGCGCAGGAACATACGTATCGATCTTGccgttttttatttttataaggGTTTGTGCGAGTTATGGATCCATCATTTGCGCAGTAAATCAGTAGATGGCGCACATCACCCAGAATCACCTGAAGCCACCGTCATGTTCAAACCCGGGAGAACAGAATGGATCCAGTAGATCACAGCGGAACGTTTTCAGGAGACATGTCACACAActtaaaaatagatttaaagATAAAACCAAATACAAATATCCTGGTCAGGATATTGAGCTGTAATGTGTTGAACACCAAGAAAACACCTGAGTTACAGGTGTTGATGGGTCTGGAGGTTCAGGTCTGGATGTTTTCTTCTGTTGGGAGGGACTGATCCAGATGTTTTCTTCCATTAGGAGGGACTGATCCAGATGTTTTCTTAAATTAGGAGGGACTGATCCAGATGTTTTCTTCCATTAGGAGGGACTGATCCAGATGTTTTCTTAAATTAGGAGGGACTGATCCAGATGTTTTCTTCCATTAGGAGGGACTGATCCAGATGTTTTCTTCCATTAGGAGGGACTGATCCAGATGTTTTCTTCCATTAGGATGGACTGATCCAGATGTTTTCTTCCATTAGGAGGGACTGATCCAGATGTTTTCTTCCATTAGGAGGGACTGATCCAGATGTTTTCTTCCATTAGGATGGACTGATCCTGGGGGAGAGCAGGTTCGATGAACAGGTCACCATCAGTGACTCTCAGTCTGATCTGATCCACATCCAGGAGGTTTACAGTGAGTAAACTCTGAACCGGCGTAATTCCTTTAACTCTGTTCGACTCATCGATGGGGCTTCTCCCACAGACGTCCAGAAACATGTGGCCTGTCAGCGAATCAACAGGTGAGTACCGCTGTGTGACTTCCTGTCCCGGggtgtcacttcctgtcccggggtgtgacttcctgtcccggggtgtcacttcctgtcccgctgtgtgacttcctgtcccgctgtgtgacttcctgtcccggggtgtgacttcctgtcccggggtgtggacttcctgtcccggggtgtggacttcctgtcccggggtgtcacttcctgtcccggggtgtgacttcctgtcccgcggtgtgacttcctgtcccggggtgtgacttcctgtcccggggtgtcacttcctgtcccgctGTGTGACTTCCTGTCCCGCTGTGTGACTTCCTGTCCCGCTGTGTGACTTCCTGTCCCGGGGTGTGACTTCCTGTCCCGCTGTGTGACTTCCTGTCCCGGGGTGTGACTTCCTGTCCCGCTGTGTGACTTCCTGTCCCGCTGTGTGACTTCCTGTCCCGCTGTGTGACTTCCTGTCCGGGGTGTGACTTCCTGTCCCACTGTGTGACTTCCTGTCCCGCTGTGTGACTTCCTGTCCCGCTGTGTGACTTCCTGTCCCGGGGTGTGACTTCCTGTCCCGGGGTGTGACTTCCTGTCCCGCGGTGTGACTTCCTGTCCCGCTGTGTGGACTTGTCTCAGGCtgtacagcagcagtggacaggtgaacatggaggagctgcagaagctCGTAGACAAACAGGTGAGTGAAGGTTCAGGTggaagtgtgtctgtgtgaggtCGTGGCTTGatggggggtgtgtgtgtgtgtgtgtgtgtgtgtgtgtgtgtgtgtgtaggagagTGTGATCGGATGGTACCGGCAGCGCAGGAACTCGGAGCAGCAGATGACCTTCAGGGAGAAGCTGGTCCATGaaagcctgcagggggcgctgtccAACCCCCAcctgctcttcctgctgctgacgcCCAGTCAGGTGACCCCAACAGGCTCCACCCACAAGACGGAGTACTCCGCCTTCGTCTCCCGCAGCAGGTCAGCTCAAACCACAcactgtgtctgagtgtgtgtgtgtccctcatcCTGATTGGCTGTCGTCTCGGTGTCCTGCCTCCTGATTGGCTCTCGTCTCGGCAACCCGCCTCCTGATTGGCTGTCGTCTCGGCGTCCCGCCTCCTGATTGGCTGTCGTCTCGGCGTCCCGCCTCCTGATTGGCTGTCGTCTCTGCGTCCCGCCTCCTGATTGGCTGTCGTCTCTGTGCCCTcgtcctgattggctgccgtCTCTGCGTCCcgcctcctgattggctggggTCTCGGTCCAGGCGCCTCCAGAATGTGCCCGTCCTGGTCGCTAACCTGgggcagctggagcagcagggctACTGGAAGGTGTCGGCGCCGTGCTCGGCCGCCGGCTACAGTTTAACCATGAAGAAACACAGGTAAGATGCTGCACGCGCCGCCGTGCCGGCCCCGCCCCGCTGGCGCCGCCCCGCTGGCCCCGCCCCGCTGGCGCCGCCCCGCTGGCCCCGCCCCGCTGGCGCCGCCCCGCTGGCGCCGCCCCGCTGGCGCCTGCTGGTGCTGACTCTGTGTTCCAGCTCCAGGTTCTTCTGCTCCGACGGCGGGCTGAAGGAAGTGACGGAGGTGAACCGCATGAACGAcacgctgcaggagcagctgcaggtgaggacacacccacaatgcacctggtTCCTGACCAActgtcccacaatgcacctggtTCCTGACCAActgtcccacaatgcacctggtTCCTGACCAActgtcccacaatgcacctggtTCCTGACCAAttgtcccacaatgcacctggtTCCTGACCAACTGTCCCGCAGTGGGCGCTGTCCCACAATGCACCGGGCCTGCTTCATGTTGCTGTCTGATCTACTCAGATTAGCATGGCTACTTTTTCAGTTACTGGAGTTAAAAGTAACCGAGCCGCTCTTGGCTAAtcctaaagctaatgctaatgctaacgacGTGCACCGAGCAGCACAGAAGCgaagcagcagcttcatctTCAACAAGTTTCATCTCAGGATACTTCCTGTTCCCCTCCTCACTTCACTCAGTAACTACTCTGGTTTAAGTAACtttttgtttgccttttttctGCGTGTCGATGTCCGTAGCCATTAGCAGTTAGCCGATAGCCGTTAGCATTCAGCCATTAGCCGTTAGCACGGCGCCCTCTGGAGACCACGGGGTGCTTTCAGGTGTGTCTTGTGTCCGCAGGCGGCCTGCCGGGACCTGGAGCGCAGCGAGCGGCAGGTGGAGACGCTGCAGGCCCAGGTCTCGGCCCTCAGGACCGAGTTCAGGGAGAAGCAGCCCAGAGCGCCTCCGAAAGGTACCAGGTCCGAGTCCCAGAGCCgtcacctctgaccccgccaGCCCCGATCAGGGCGGCAGAAAACCAGCCGTCAGCTGGTCTAAACCGCTGCAGCAGAACCAcgttcccatgatgctcagcgAAACCAGATCAAACACCCCTGAACCCAGGCTGAAGACTCTAAAGTTAACTTCCGTTTAGTCTAGGCTAGTCTACAACCAGCTTTAGTCTGAACCAGGTCTGAATCCCGGTTGTAATCTGGTGTCAAACCAGGTCTGAATCTGGTTTGAATCTGGTGTCAAACCAGGTTTGACTCCAGGTTCGCATCTGGTTTGAATCCAAGTTTGAATCCAGTCTGAAACCTGGTTTGGATCCAGATCTGAATCCAGGTTTCAATCTGATGTGAAACCAGGTCTGAAACCAGGTCTGAAACCAGGTCTGAATCTGGTTTGAATCTGGTGTCAAACCAGGTCTGAAACCAGGTCTGGATCCAGGTCTGAATCCAGTCTGAAACCAGGTTTGGATCCAGGTCTGAATCCAGGTCTGAATCCGGTTTGGATCCAGGTGTGAACCCGGcgttctctctgtgttgtgggGGCGGGGCAGAGCCCGGCGGCGCGGTGGTCCAGCGGAACAACGTGATGCTGCAGGAGGCGGTCTTCGCCCTGTTCGGCTACTCGCCGCTGCTCCTCACCCAGACCGTCACCATCGACGGGTTTCCCGTTCCGCTGGTCGAcgtctccatggcgacggaGGCGAAGGAGGGCCGGGAGTCCCCGGCGAGCACGGCCAGCCTCCGGAAGAGGCcgcaggaggcggagccagaggGGAGGGACAGGAAGtgccggaggaggaggtgctgatggGAAATGTTTCTGTTCTCTTTGTTAATAAAGTTCATGTTTCTATTCGCCGTCTCAGTGATTCTTCTGGAAAACCCTTTGAGAACAAAGCTCCGTGTGAAaccaggaaccagaaccaggaagcagcgttctagaaccaggaagtggggttctggaaccaggaagcaatGTTGGAGAACCAGAAAGGAGCtttctggaaccaggaagtgatgttctagaaccaggaagcagtggagGAGGGTCCAGCTGCAGGCCCTACAAAACACGCCCATGGCGGCAATTATAGCGGAAGTGAAGACATGAAGGAGTCATGTCATCatccctgaccctgaccctcaCCGTCACAGAGGTTGCATGGGTCTGTGGTCTGCAGCTGGATATACTTAAAGCAGCGTCCTGGAACCAGGAAGCGGCGTCCTGGAACCAGGAAGCGGCGTCCTGGAACCAGGAAGCGGCGTCCTGGAACCAGGAAGCGGCGTCCTGGAACCAGGAAGCGGCGTCCTG is from Salarias fasciatus chromosome 7 unlocalized genomic scaffold, fSalaFa1.1 super_scaffold_4, whole genome shotgun sequence and encodes:
- the abraxas1 gene encoding BRCA1-A complex subunit Abraxas 1 isoform X1; the protein is MAAEPSVRVPGIVFASLAFQHVNADSDVDGLILGESRFDEQVTISDSQSDLIHIQEVYNVQKHVACQRINRLYSSSGQVNMEELQKLVDKQESVIGWYRQRRNSEQQMTFREKLVHESLQGALSNPHLLFLLLTPSQVTPTGSTHKTEYSAFVSRSRRLQNVPVLVANLGQLEQQGYWKVSAPCSAAGYSLTMKKHSSRFFCSDGGLKEVTEVNRMNDTLQEQLQAACRDLERSERQVETLQAQVSALRTEFREKQPRAPPKGVNPAFSLCCGGGAEPGGAVVQRNNVMLQEAVFALFGYSPLLLTQTVTIDGFPVPLVDVSMATEAKEGRESPASTASLRKRPQEAEPEGRDRKCRRRRC
- the abraxas1 gene encoding BRCA1-A complex subunit Abraxas 1 isoform X2; translated protein: MAAEPSVRVPGIVFASLAFQHVNADSDVDGLILGESRFDEQVTISDSQSDLIHIQEVYNVQKHVACQRINRLYSSSGQVNMEELQKLVDKQESVIGWYRQRRNSEQQMTFREKLVHESLQGALSNPHLLFLLLTPSQVTPTGSTHKTEYSAFVSRSRRLQNVPVLVANLGQLEQQGYWKVSAPCSAAGYSLTMKKHSSRFFCSDGGLKEVTEVNRMNDTLQEQLQAACRDLERSERQVETLQAQVSALRTEFREKQPRAPPKEPGGAVVQRNNVMLQEAVFALFGYSPLLLTQTVTIDGFPVPLVDVSMATEAKEGRESPASTASLRKRPQEAEPEGRDRKCRRRRC